TTCTCCAAGGTCGCGCTCCGGACAGCGATCGGGTTCGTCGTGATGGGTTTCGTCGGGTTCTTCGTCAAGCTGATCTTCATCCCCATCAACAATATCATCGTTGGATCTGTTTAGGTATTTATTGGATCTAATCAAATCCATTGATTGAAAATTATTGATGGAAATTGTGGAGATTTGATTGGTTTGCTTGATCGATGTATGATTTGATTAGGTTGTTTATTAGTTGGAATTCGGATTAATTTGATTTTGGTAATTGTTGTTTGTTCAATTTTATAAACGAATCAAAAGTTTCGATGAGGAATGTAGTGGTTGAGTTgcatatgtatacacacacacagacgtTTGGTTTTTCTTCTATGCCAATATAGTTGAAATGGTTCTTTAATGTTGAGATTTTTATCAACTTTATGTTTAGATGTGTGCATTGCTCTTggttttgagtgtttcattCGGATTACGTTAATGGTTTGGAACGGATAGTCTGCATCGTGATATTTGGTAGAAATGGATGTGGTGAATCTGGTGATATGATCTAAATAGGGAGATCTTCTTGAGGCACGATTGATTAGTTTGAGTTCTGGTTTTACTCTGTTGCTCTATTATTCTGCTTTATGTGTCTTAGGAAATTGATACCGAATCAAGGACGTTTAACAGAATATTGATTCATAAAATTGGTCCAAAGATCTTGTATCTTGAATTTATTCGATTCGTATGTAATAATATAAGATTACGGTGTCatttgtgtactgtgtgtgcAAGGTGTATAcaatgtgtgtttgtgtactgtgtatgcagtgtgtatgtatgcagggtgtatgcatggtgtatgcagtgtgtgtatgtatgtatgcactgTGTGTGtattgcagggtgtgtgtgtagtgtatgcagtgtgtgtgtgtagtgtatgtagtgtgtgtgtgtgtgtgtgtgtagtgtatgtagtgtgtgtatgtatgtactgtgtttgcagtgtgtatgtatgcagtgtgtgtgtgtagtgtatgtagtgtgtgtgtagtgtatgcagtgtatgtagtgtgtgtatgtatgtactgtgtttgcagtgtgtatgtatgcagggtgtatgcagtgtgtgtgtacttacagggtgtgtgtgtagtgtatgcagtgtgtgtgtgcagtgtatgtagtgtgtgtgtgtagtgtactgtgtttgcagtgtgtatgtatgcagtgtgtgtgtagtgtatgtagtgtgtgtgtagtgtatgaagtgtatgtagtgtgtgtagtgtactgtgtttgcagtgtgtatgtatgcagtgtgtgtgtgtagtgtatgtagtgagtgtgagtgagtgtgagtgtgagtgtgtgtgcagtgtgtgtgtgtgcagtgtgtaagcagtgtgtgtgtgtgtgcagtgtgtgtgtgaataagtgtgtatgcagtgtgtgtgtgtgtagtgtatgcagtgtatgtagtgtgtgtagtgtactgtgtttgcagtgtgtatgtatgcagtgtgtgtgtgtagtgtatgtagtgagtgtgagtgagtgtgagtgtgagtgtgtgtgcagtgtgtgtgtgtgcagtgtgtaagcagtgtgtgtgtgtgcagtgtgtgtgtgaatgagtgtgtgtgcagtgtgtgtgtactgtgtgtgcaaggtgtatgcagtgtgtgtgtttgtgtactgtgtatgcagtgtgtatgtatgcagggtgtatgcagggtgtgtatgtatgtatgcactgtgtgtgtacttgcagggtgtgtgtgtagtgtatgcaatgtgtgtgtgtagtgtatgtagtgtgtgtgtgtttgtgtactgtgtgtgcAAGGTGTATacagtgtgtgtgtttgtgtactgtgtatgcagtgtgtatgtatgcagggtgtatgcagggtgtatgcagtgtgtgtatgtatgtatgcagggtgtatgcagggtgtatgtagtgtgtgtatgtatgtattgtgtttgcagtgtgtatgtatgtagtgtgtatacaatgtgaatgttttgtattgtgtggggttgatgctgaattgcaatttgttgtggttgttggttgcagagaagaggagcataaacggaaggctaaggctaaggctactgcattacaggtgtcctttaatttcccttttcacatgcaatgcctagcaatgatagcaatcctcatactagtgttcttagacacatgtttatagatgtataagagtagaacattttgaatatgatgcctcgggttaatgaaaactttttttttttcaacgccacctgtatatttgttgcctcgggttaatgaaaagttttttttttcaacgccacctgtatatttgttgcctcgggttaatgaaaacttttttttttcaacgccacctgtatatttgttgccttgggttaatgattttttttttcaacaccacctgtatatttgttgcctcgggttaatgaaaagtttttttttttcaacgccacctgtatatttgttgcctcgggttaaagaaaactttttttttttcaacgccacctgtatatttgttgccttgggttaatgattttttttttttcaacgccacctgtatatttgttgcctcgggttaatgaaaagtttttttttttcaacgccacctgtatatttgttgcctcgggttaatgaaaagttttttttttcaacgccacctgtatatttgttgcctcgggttaaagaaaacttttttttttcaacgccacctgtatatttgttgccttgggttaatgattttttttttcaacgccacctgtatatttgttgcctcgggttaatgaaaagtttttttttttcaacgccacctgtatatttgttgcctcgggttaatgattttttttttttcaacgccacctgtatatttgttgcctcggtatatttgttgcctcgggttaatgaaaacttttatttttttcaacgccacctgtatatttgttgccttgggttaatgatttttttttttttcaacgccacctgtatatttgttgcctcgggttaatgaaaagtttttttttttcaacgccacctgtatatttgttgcctcgggttaatgaaattttttttttcaacgccacctgtatatttgttgcctcgggttaatgaaatttttttttttcaacgccacctgtatatttgttgcctcgggttaatgataacttttttttttcaacgccatatgtatatttgttgcctcgggttaatgatttagttaatttgtttattgtttttttgttttgtttggatagatatggatcgaaggaagcttttattgatcttattgttagagatgtcttatttggagacaatttgtatttgtacgattcttgtggtgatgatgctacgtggcaaacagagacatgttgaacgacccacattgactaaccgttcacttattagacgagagattagtttgtgttatctgaatggtataatagggaatactgatactgaatgtgttaacgaattgagaatggatagaaggacttttggcatattatgcgacttacttcgtcaagatgAGAGGGTAAAAACTGATGGTTTGGTGTATGTAGAGGAACAAgtgtgtatgactttacaaatattagcacatcatactaagaatcgtagtgttggcggtagattttataggtcgggagagactataagtaggtatttcaatagcgtattgcaaggaattttgcgattacaaggtatcctactaaaagtcccccagcctgtgcctattgattctacagatgctaggtggcgatgttttaaggtatgatgagaaatttttttcattttccctaagctttaactcttcattccctttgtataaattaacaaaaagtttattatttttggtttttaagaattgcttgggagcattggatggaacacacattgatgtgcatgtacctgaaattgacaaaccaagatatcgaacaagaaagggtcgagtcgcaactaatgtgttaggtgtgtgttcaggagatatgcagttcatatatgtgtttccggggtgggaggttccgcatcagactctagagtgctacatgatgcgattagtaggcctaatggttttaaggtaccagcgggtaagactattacttagtctcaactttgtaagttaggtttagttctgtttgtcaactacaaaacactaataaggtttgtttttttttttcattaggttgttattaccttgtagatggtggttatacaaatggtgaaggattccttgcaccctatagaggaataccttatcatttatctgaatgggagggacgaacaccttctaataaggaagaatattttaacatgaagcattctaaggcaaggaatgtaattgaacgctgttttggcttgctaaaaggaaggtggtcgatactaaggagtccatctttctatccgataaggacacaaggtcgaataattaccgcttgttgcctactacacaatcttattaggcaagagatgtcagtagatccaatggagaatttgccaataatagaagatggacaaaatacagaagaaggtgaatatgttggtagtgttcaaacatcggaccagtggactgcaatgaggaatgatatggctcaggaaatgtataatgagtggagagcaattaggaaccagcaaccgaactagctatatgttttaatgataacattttattttagtattcctttttatcatgcatttgttagatattagcacaatgattggatggtatgcaaattaattggatattatgcaagttgattggatattatgcaagttgattggatattatgcaaattgattatttgtatggtattttccttcattaaaatattttttgtttaggtatggataacgataatattttgaatgctactcaagagccaaaaggaagaaggcgtaaatgggaagcatttgaggaagaagtattactaggagttcttgaggattttgttgctcggaagcaacggtgtgacaccggtgctttcaaacaaggtactttggttgaaatagcaaaagctgtcaatgttttatgtcctcattcaaatataaaggcaaatccacatattgagtccaagttgaagaaatggaaaaaaacatatagtatggtcgttgacatgataaacacaagtggatttgcatggaatgatgtcaaaaagtgcgttgaagttgacagtgatgacgcatggcaaacttatgtgcaggttcatatcctattttatttatgcattagttatattcttgctgctatatttgttacgcatgctaaattttagttttgctatgttgatataatcttagagaaataaagaagccgatggatggagaagcaaacattttccactgtttgatagatttgcatatatatttggaaaagatcgggctacgggtaatgtagccgaaacccctgctcaaatggtggaggaacaaagtcatgatcatgttggtgaaagtgatattggaggtgaaaattttgtttcttcaatgaaccaacaaagccaacaaagcaccccatctgaaaatagccaaagaaagaggaaaagagctgtgggaagttcaagtgatggaaccgaggcacttatcagtggactgaaagatttttatgttgaaagtgggaagaggatgcaaatggtaactgaagctttagttcaaggtactgcagatcatactgacatagctaatgaacttgaagcaatgggtctctctcctatggatcaaattgatgcattgtctcttattttggataaaccaaaaaatgtgggagtgttcagggcaatcaaaccggaactcaagaaagtgttcgtccaaaggcttttaagcgacaacgcaagcggatgaggattttggctaatgttaacatggatgtattttattaacgttaacatggatgtattttattaatcatacaatcttatgttatgacttataacttagctttgcactagtattttggcttatgttaactagccattttgtaaattatggagatctattttggctaatgttaactaatgttaactaggattttctaaattatggagatcttatgtacttgtatttgttgaagttgcatgtattggccactattatggcgcgtttactaatccgtaatcaaattgagaggaatcgaattgaggaggaatttgattgaggaggaattgaaatgaggtggaatcagaatcagattcttgttgaaattgtttactaaaactgtctggaATCGGAATACAATTCCataaagctgtttactaattcagcagaatcggaatataaaccagtatgattactaaaatgcccttgtcccaaatcaaatattttatatacttttttttaataaaatttgatatagtaTATAATAGTAACAAACTGATTTTACATTGAGTAACAAACTGATTCTGCATGAAGTAACAAATTGATTCTGCATTGAGTAACAAACTGATTCTGCATGAAGTAACAAACTGATTATGCATTGAGTAACAAAATGATTCTGCATGTATTTAGGAGTTACTTTAGATCGATTGAATTTACTCTaggtcgactgataaatagaatgggtcgactgataaatagaatgggtcgataaatagaatgggtcgactgataaatagaatgggtcgactgataaaggcaacagtcagcccttttacacagaattagttcaatacataagccgactgaagtaattgggtcgattgataaatagaatgggtcgactgataaatagaatgggtcgactgataaaggcaacagtcagcccttttacacagaattagttcaatacataagccgactgaagtaattgggtcgactgataaatagaatgggtcgactgataaatagaatgagtcgactgataaaggcaacagtcagcccttttacacagaattagttcaatacataagccgactgaagtaattgggtcgactgataaatagaatgggtcgactgataaaggcaacagtcagcccttttacacagaattagttcaatacataagccgactgaagtaattgggtcgactgataaatagaatgggtcgactgataaatagaatgggtcgactgataaaggcaACAGTCAGCCCTTTTACACAGAATTAGTTCAATACATAATCCgactgaagtaattgggtcgactgataaatagaatgggtcgactgataaatagaatgggtcgactgataaaggcaacagtcagcccttttacacagaattagttcaatacataagccgactgaagtaattgggtcgactgataaatagaatgggtcgattgataaaggcaacagtcagcccttttacacagaattagttcaatacataagccgactgaagtaattgggtcgactgataaatagaatgggtcgattgataaaggcaacagtcagcccttttacacagaattagttcaatacataagccgactgaagtaattgggtcgactgataaatagaatgggtcgactgataaatagaatgggtcgactAATAAAGGCAACAGTCAGCCCTTTTACACATAATCAGTTTAAGTAAAgcattaactttaacatttccatcctaaattttttttctggaCTTTTACACTACGACCCCTTGTGGTAAGAttcctggctccgccactggtTGTGCATAATGTGAATGAGCATAGAATTATGCTTAATGAGCAAGAAGGACATGGAAAGAAATTGTTAGGAGCATTTTCAGTCTTAACTCTTCAAGAATATATTTTGCTACATAATGTCAAGGAGTAGAAGAAattttgttttaccatttcaaaTCAAAAAACTTGATTCCCCTTGAACTAAAGTGATCTTCAAGAGGTGGATTTTGTATAATAGtaaataaatgaagaaaaaaatattagtaaCAAACAAAGAGTAGGAAATAACTTCATTAAAgttaatattttacattaaagtaCATCTATCTAACCACCATAACCAACCTAAGCAAACTTGTCATACCCTGCGTATGCATCATATTATCAAATATTCATAACCTGCCTACACATCAGATTGTCAACAAAATATTCTTAACCTGCCTAAACATCATAATATCAACAAAAAGTAGTTCTTCACCATTATGGTGTCATCTAATAAGTCATTAGATTTACAAAACATTCACAATTTTCCCTGATATGTCATTATGGCAGTAAGCACGTCATAGCAAAAAACTAGCATTCACATTATTTGGACCATCACTTAGATGTCGTTATGCATCCAAGTCTGCAACAAAGTAGTCACATATGCACTCTTCCTTTCATCAGACATGTTGAAAAACACCCTCAAAAGGTCATGTTCTTTGGCCAAGAAGTTAGTGACTTTAAATAAATCCATGGGAGACAAAAACTCCATTTTGGTCAACTCACTGTCAAGTTTTTGTTGCATTTCGGTCAGATTTATATCGGTTGACAGTGCATGAACTAGACCATCAATCTTAGGTCCCACATCGGCTATAGCTTTAGCCATAATATAGAATTGCTTGGCCATTTCATCCGCTACTCTTGTCCTTTTGCGACTAATGTTTGATGTGTTACTTTCTGCATTCCTTTGTTGTTGGGTATTTGGTACTGAGAAAGAAGTATCAAAGTCATTTCCACTTTCATCCTCACCTTCATGTTGATTGACATTGGCATCTTCAAGTCTAACTTCTTCTTCATCGTCATCAGCGTTACCAGCATTTGCACCCATACCACGATCTTTTGCATAAATCTCTCCCAAACTGTGGTAGTGCGGAAAAGGCTTATCGTACAATCCACTTGCATCCTTTTtaccctacaaaaaaaaaacacaaaacacaagGCGTGTAATACAATATATTAATTCTTGGTCTATTACAAGATGAAGAGGGCAGCGTAAAGAGGAAGAAGTGAAAAATCGATCTTTGAAGAAAGGACAAGAGGCAGAACAATTAATAATGGACAGGGCAGGATGTTTTGACGTGTGCTAGCtatggaaaacaaaaa
This region of Malus domestica chromosome 07, GDT2T_hap1 genomic DNA includes:
- the LOC139197361 gene encoding uncharacterized protein; amino-acid sequence: MVVDMINTSGFAWNDVKKCVEVDSDDAWQTYVQRNKEADGWRSKHFPLFDRFAYIFGKDRATGNVAETPAQMVEEQSHDHVGESDIGGENFVSSMNQQSQQSTPSENSQRKRKRAVGSSSDGTEALISGLKDFYVESGKRMQMVTEALVQGTADHTDIANELEAMGLSPMDQIDALSLILDKPKNVGVFRAIKPELKKVFVQRLLSDNASG
- the LOC114825839 gene encoding uncharacterized protein, with product MMLACEKSAYDEATKGKKDASGLYDKPFPHYHSLGEIYAKDRGMGANAGNADDDEEEVRLEDANVNQHEGEDESGNDFDTSFSVPNTQQQRNAESNTSNISRKRTRVADEMAKQFYIMAKAIADVGPKIDGLVHALSTDINLTEMQQKLDSELTKMEFLSPMDLFKVTNFLAKEHDLLRVFFNMSDERKSAYVTTLLQTWMHNDI